The region TCCTGGTAGCATTTTAGATGGACTATCAGACGGTTGCCATCATTTGATTCAAGAAGGGGCAAAATTGGCCACCAGTGGGCAGGATGTTCTTGCAGAATTTGAATTTTAATACTCTTCGAAAATCAAATTCAAACCACGTCAGCTTCACCTTGCCGTACTCAAGTACAGCCTGCGGCTAGCTTCCTAGTTTGCTCTTTGATTTTCATTGACTATAAGAAGAAAGTCCGCTTACTAAACAAACTTTTCTTCTATATATAGGAGCTAAGTCTTGACAGTTATGGCAAAATGGTTTACACTTTATAAAGTTTATTACTTTGAAAAGGTGTGATACTGTGGCTACGGCAACAAAAAAGAAAAAATCAACAGTTAAAAAAAATCTAGTAATCGTGGAGTCGCCTGCTAAGGCTAAGACGATTGAAAAATATCTCGGCAGAAACTACAAGGTTTTAGCCAGTGTCGGGCATATCCGTGATTTGAAGAAATCCAGTATGTCAGTCGATATTGAAAATAATTATGAACCGCAATATATCAATATCCGAGGAAAAGGCCCTCTTATCAATGACTTGAAAAAAGAAGCCAAAAAAGCTAATAAAGTCTTTCTGGCGAGTGACCCGGACCGTGAAGGAGAAGCGATTTCTTGGCATTTGGCTCACATTCTCAACTTGGATGAAAATGATGCCAACCGTGTGGTCTTCAATGAAATCACTAAGGATGCGGTCAAAAATGCTTTTAAAGAACCTCGTAAGATTGATATGGACTTGGTCGATGCTCAACAGGCACGCCGTGTCCTGGACCGCTTGGTAGGGTATTCGATTTCGCCTATTTTGTGGAAGAAGGTCAAGAAGGGCTTGTCAGCAGGTCGCGTTCAGTCTATTGCGCTTAAGTTAATCATTGATCGTGAGAATGAAATCAACGCCTTTCAGCCAGAAGAATACTGGACAATTGATGGTGTCTTTAAAAAGGGAACCAAGCAATTTCAGGCTTCCTTCTATGGAGTGGATGGTAAAAAACTGAAACTGACTAGCAATGATGAGGTCAAGGAAGTCTTGTCTCGTCTGACTAATAAAGACTTTTCAGTGGATCAGGTGGATAAGAAAGAGCGCAAACGCAATGCTCCTTTACCCTATACCACTTCATCTATGCAGATGGATGCGGCCAATAAAATCAATTTCCGTACTCGAAAAACCATGATGGTTGCCCAACAGCTCTATGAAGGAATTAATATCGGTTCTGGTGTTCAAGGTTTGATTACCTATATGCGTACCGATTCGACTCGTATCAGTCCTGTAGCGCAAAATGAAGCAGCAAGTTTCATTACGGACCGTTTTGGTAGCAAGTATTCTAAGCATGGTAGCAAGGTCAAAAATGCATCAGGTGCTCAGGATGCCCATGAGGCTATTCGCCCGTCTAGCGTTTTTAATACACCTGAAAGCATCGCTAAGTATCTGGACAAGGATCAACTCAAGCTTTATACTCTTATTTGGAATCGTTTTGTGGCTAGCCAGATGACAGCTGCTGTCTTTGATACCATGGCTGTTAAATTGTCTCAAAATGGGGTTCAATTTGCTGCTAATGGTAGTCAGGTTAAGTTTGATGGTTATCTTGCCATTTACAATGATTCTGACAAGAATAAGATGTTACCAGATATGGCTGT is a window of Streptococcus mitis DNA encoding:
- the topA gene encoding type I DNA topoisomerase, which codes for MATATKKKKSTVKKNLVIVESPAKAKTIEKYLGRNYKVLASVGHIRDLKKSSMSVDIENNYEPQYINIRGKGPLINDLKKEAKKANKVFLASDPDREGEAISWHLAHILNLDENDANRVVFNEITKDAVKNAFKEPRKIDMDLVDAQQARRVLDRLVGYSISPILWKKVKKGLSAGRVQSIALKLIIDRENEINAFQPEEYWTIDGVFKKGTKQFQASFYGVDGKKLKLTSNDEVKEVLSRLTNKDFSVDQVDKKERKRNAPLPYTTSSMQMDAANKINFRTRKTMMVAQQLYEGINIGSGVQGLITYMRTDSTRISPVAQNEAASFITDRFGSKYSKHGSKVKNASGAQDAHEAIRPSSVFNTPESIAKYLDKDQLKLYTLIWNRFVASQMTAAVFDTMAVKLSQNGVQFAANGSQVKFDGYLAIYNDSDKNKMLPDMAVGDVVKQVNSKPEQHFTQPPARYSEATLIKTLEENGVGRPSTYAPTIETIQKRYYVRLVAKRFEPTELGEIVNKLIVEYFPDIVNVTFTAEMEGKLDDVEVGKEQWQRVIDAFYKPFSKEVAKAEEEMEKIQIKDEPAGFDCEVCGSPMVIKLGRFGKFYACSNFPDCRHTQAIVKEIGVECPSCHQGQIIERKTKRNRLFYGCNRYPECEFTSWDKPVGRDCPKCGNFLMEKKVRGGGKQVVCSKGDYEEEKIK